A DNA window from bacterium contains the following coding sequences:
- a CDS encoding LysR family transcriptional regulator, protein MMELLRIRSLISVAQHGAITEAAAALGLSQPALSRRIKQLENEFGAELLERSQRGVALTEMGRLVESEGRALVERYQRLQESVEAHQRLDVGMVRIGGGATAVAFVVPPTIVSFQASHPGIVFKLKEAGSREVEEDVVAERLELGVVTLPVHSPELEVQHLCDDRIVLVAAAEHSLAQRKRLPVRALHGQALVGFEAGSAIRHLIDGDLREAAVEMNVVMELRSVAAILQMVATTRSLAFVSELGVAGADPRVRVLRVQGLNIIRQLAVIRKRGRPLSSAGEAFARALRASIAKR, encoded by the coding sequence ATGATGGAATTACTTCGCATCCGCTCGTTGATCAGCGTTGCCCAGCACGGGGCAATCACCGAAGCCGCCGCAGCCTTGGGCCTGTCTCAACCCGCTCTTTCGCGGCGCATCAAGCAACTCGAAAATGAATTCGGCGCAGAACTTTTGGAACGAAGCCAGCGCGGGGTGGCCCTGACGGAGATGGGGCGACTGGTCGAGAGCGAAGGCCGGGCGCTGGTCGAGCGTTACCAACGCCTTCAGGAGAGCGTCGAGGCTCATCAGCGACTGGACGTGGGAATGGTCCGCATCGGCGGGGGAGCAACGGCGGTCGCATTCGTGGTCCCGCCGACAATCGTCAGCTTCCAGGCCAGTCATCCCGGGATCGTTTTCAAGCTCAAGGAAGCGGGCAGTCGCGAGGTCGAAGAGGATGTGGTCGCTGAACGACTCGAACTGGGCGTCGTCACCCTGCCCGTTCACTCACCCGAACTCGAGGTTCAACACCTTTGTGACGATCGGATCGTCCTGGTGGCGGCGGCGGAACACTCGCTGGCCCAGCGCAAACGGCTTCCCGTGCGCGCATTGCACGGCCAGGCTCTGGTGGGTTTCGAGGCGGGCAGTGCCATCCGTCATCTCATCGACGGTGATCTGCGCGAAGCGGCAGTTGAAATGAACGTCGTCATGGAATTGCGTTCGGTCGCCGCGATCCTGCAGATGGTTGCCACGACCCGGAGCCTGGCGTTCGTCAGCGAACTGGGCGTCGCAGGCGCAGATCCGCGCGTTCGCGTGTTACGCGTTCAAGGTCTGAACATCATCCGCCAGCTGGCGGTGATCCGAAAACGCGGTCGCCCACTTTCGAGTGCCGGGGAAGCCTTTGCCCGGGCCTTGCGAGCGAGTATCGCGAAACGCTGA